The following coding sequences lie in one Flavobacterium sediminis genomic window:
- a CDS encoding cytochrome c oxidase assembly factor Coa1 family protein produces MKNKFIKYLVYSIIGIIVLYISVTIGNTIKISNSESFKVAKDYVLNDENIINQLGNIKRFGSFPSGRIKTINGIEHAQIELFVEGSIKESNVILIMEKNRNDWEVKDFFYND; encoded by the coding sequence ATGAAAAATAAATTTATTAAATACTTAGTTTATTCAATTATTGGCATTATTGTACTATATATTTCTGTAACAATAGGAAACACTATTAAAATTAGTAATTCTGAATCTTTTAAAGTTGCTAAAGATTATGTGCTTAATGATGAGAATATAATCAATCAGTTAGGTAATATTAAAAGGTTTGGTTCATTCCCGAGTGGTAGAATCAAAACAATTAATGGTATAGAGCATGCACAAATTGAATTATTTGTTGAAGGGAGTATTAAAGAAAGTAATGTTATTTTAATTATGGAAAAGAATAGAAATGATTGGGAAGTAAAAGATTTTTTTTATAATGACTAA
- a CDS encoding IS1 family transposase → MSKNATSCFKVSDTINCPKCKEKKVIKNGRTKNNKQQYYCKTCCHRFIENYSYQAYNPNTNQNIIKLTKEGLGIRSIARILKISPTTLLKRIVSIAKSIISPIISKGKTYEVDELCTYIRHKKNYIWLVYALERNSKNVVSFNVGKRTNRTLSQVLETLKLSDAKKIYTDRLKNYSYLIDEKLHSVKRFGTNHIERKNLTLRTHLKRLNRRTICFSKSLLVLVSILKIYFWI, encoded by the coding sequence ATGAGTAAAAATGCCACCTCGTGTTTCAAAGTTAGTGATACTATAAATTGTCCAAAATGTAAAGAGAAAAAGGTTATTAAAAACGGGAGAACAAAAAACAATAAACAGCAATATTATTGTAAAACCTGCTGTCATCGTTTTATAGAAAATTATTCATATCAAGCATATAATCCAAATACAAACCAAAATATCATCAAATTAACAAAAGAAGGTTTAGGGATAAGAAGTATAGCCAGAATATTAAAAATTTCACCAACAACATTATTGAAAAGGATTGTGTCAATTGCCAAAAGCATTATCAGTCCAATTATCAGTAAAGGAAAAACATATGAAGTTGATGAATTATGCACTTACATTAGACATAAGAAAAATTATATCTGGTTAGTATATGCGCTTGAGAGAAACTCAAAAAATGTTGTCAGTTTTAATGTTGGAAAACGCACAAATAGAACATTAAGCCAAGTTCTTGAAACTTTGAAACTATCCGATGCGAAAAAAATATATACAGATAGATTAAAAAACTACAGCTATTTGATTGACGAGAAACTACATTCCGTAAAACGTTTCGGTACAAATCATATTGAAAGAAAAAATCTAACACTCAGAACACATCTTAAAAGATTGAACCGAAGGACAATTTGTTTCAGTAAAAGCTTGCTTGTTTTGGTTTCCATTTTAAAAATTTACTTTTGGATTTGA
- a CDS encoding response regulator transcription factor, producing the protein MLKSQISIIIADDHPIMLNGLREELEKAGYNIQATANNGTTAVEVIASMQPDIAILDVEMPFLNGFEVIKKCQSLELKTRFVIMTYHKERGFVVQAKKVGVHGYLLKEDTIADIEICIEKVLNNEIYFSRSFTVDVEKEVDKELRKIALLTPSERTVVRLIAQEKSSAEIGEILKVSKRTIEKHRSNIISKLELNPSFDALNQWALDYKEIIITL; encoded by the coding sequence ATGCTAAAGAGTCAAATATCAATAATAATTGCTGATGACCATCCGATTATGCTTAACGGATTAAGAGAAGAGCTTGAAAAAGCAGGATATAATATTCAGGCTACCGCTAATAATGGTACTACAGCTGTTGAGGTAATAGCTTCTATGCAACCGGATATTGCCATTTTAGATGTGGAAATGCCATTTCTGAACGGTTTTGAGGTAATTAAAAAATGCCAGAGCTTGGAACTCAAAACCCGGTTTGTCATTATGACCTATCACAAAGAAAGAGGATTTGTAGTACAAGCCAAAAAGGTGGGAGTTCACGGGTATTTACTGAAGGAAGATACTATTGCAGATATAGAGATTTGTATAGAAAAAGTACTGAATAATGAAATCTATTTTAGTCGGTCTTTTACTGTTGATGTGGAAAAAGAAGTTGACAAAGAATTGAGAAAAATAGCGTTGTTAACACCTTCTGAACGAACAGTTGTCCGGCTTATTGCCCAAGAGAAAAGTTCTGCCGAAATCGGAGAAATTCTTAAAGTTTCTAAGCGGACTATCGAAAAACACAGATCAAATATTATCTCAAAACTAGAGTTAAACCCTTCGTTTGATGCACTGAACCAATGGGCGTTGGATTATAAAGAAATTATAATAACTCTTTAA
- a CDS encoding tetratricopeptide repeat-containing sensor histidine kinase encodes MRIIAIVFLLNLGVFCKAQTVLEQKKDAERLIVMDSLSDLPQESDSLLRETIAMAIKLDSFDIAVKQSANLINFINYQTNQREEGRKVIAETKKIVPLAHDKNTLSKYYFEIADLYYYLGDFDVSIENYNNSYTYADPDNPRFMGLSKFGLGIVYVDKGDFGNASLALQEAIKLFREQKDTIKWIDVKNSMTILYGKNGFYEEEEKERQEIIALASKLKGYSGLSIIYYNAAASANKLNKQEERINYFKKAITSNESSEYKTFLEPIIKFGLVAAYAENDSLKKAKKLLNEVEQNNNYTIGYNESFYLDARKRVAFAEQNYAEAIDYGMAYLNLKKASKEYEEIQNAEKFLSKVYKKTGNDKMALEHFENYVKIKDSIGDIQKARTLSYYQTLYETEKRDLKIKAQQNDIALLNTENKVKNQWLLFGGLGLLSLFGFISGQRSRNFARKKQKMQEAFIQKTLMAQEEERIRVALELHDGVGQQLMLLTRRAGNSSDESLQYLAKDTLENVRAISRGLHPAILEKFGFTVAIQDYINTIDENSDLFFTTEIENIDAFLEKQSALHLYRIFQELLNNILKHAQATSVMIDIVKKENLILCVIEDNGKGFDYQQKIKYSKSIGIQSVIERCKIIHAVLKVNSSNAGTVVEIVINSSSGINTVE; translated from the coding sequence ATGAGAATAATAGCAATTGTTTTTCTTTTAAATTTAGGAGTATTTTGTAAAGCTCAGACTGTTCTTGAGCAAAAAAAGGATGCTGAACGTTTGATTGTGATGGATAGTCTATCCGACCTTCCTCAGGAAAGCGATTCCTTACTTAGAGAAACAATTGCAATGGCTATAAAATTAGATTCATTTGATATAGCCGTAAAGCAATCGGCAAATCTGATAAATTTTATAAATTATCAGACGAATCAAAGAGAAGAAGGTAGAAAAGTTATAGCAGAAACAAAGAAAATAGTACCTCTTGCTCATGATAAAAACACGTTGAGTAAATATTATTTTGAAATTGCCGATTTGTATTATTATTTAGGTGATTTTGACGTTTCTATAGAGAATTACAACAACTCTTATACTTATGCTGATCCGGATAATCCGCGTTTTATGGGTTTGTCAAAATTCGGATTAGGAATAGTCTATGTAGATAAAGGAGATTTCGGAAATGCTTCTTTAGCCCTGCAAGAAGCTATAAAATTATTTAGAGAGCAAAAAGATACCATTAAATGGATTGATGTTAAAAACTCAATGACTATTTTATATGGTAAGAACGGGTTTTATGAAGAAGAAGAAAAAGAGCGTCAGGAAATCATAGCTTTAGCTTCCAAGTTAAAAGGCTATTCCGGTTTATCTATTATTTATTATAATGCAGCAGCCAGTGCTAATAAATTAAACAAACAAGAGGAAAGGATCAATTATTTTAAGAAAGCAATAACATCTAATGAATCTTCAGAATACAAAACTTTTTTAGAACCGATTATAAAGTTTGGATTAGTTGCAGCTTATGCTGAGAATGATAGTTTGAAAAAAGCTAAAAAACTATTGAATGAAGTTGAACAGAATAACAATTATACCATAGGCTATAACGAATCATTTTATCTTGATGCCCGAAAGAGAGTAGCATTCGCAGAACAGAACTATGCTGAAGCAATTGATTATGGAATGGCTTATTTAAACCTAAAAAAAGCAAGTAAGGAGTATGAAGAGATTCAAAATGCAGAAAAGTTCTTATCAAAAGTTTATAAAAAAACAGGAAATGATAAAATGGCTTTAGAACATTTTGAAAATTATGTTAAAATAAAAGATTCTATAGGAGACATTCAAAAAGCACGAACGTTAAGTTATTATCAGACTTTATACGAAACCGAAAAAAGAGATTTGAAAATAAAAGCGCAGCAAAATGATATAGCACTTCTCAATACTGAAAATAAAGTTAAGAATCAGTGGTTGCTTTTCGGAGGATTAGGTTTACTAAGTCTTTTTGGTTTCATTAGCGGGCAACGTTCCAGAAATTTTGCAAGAAAGAAACAAAAAATGCAGGAAGCTTTTATTCAAAAAACGCTAATGGCTCAGGAAGAAGAACGAATTCGTGTGGCGTTGGAACTGCATGATGGGGTAGGACAGCAATTAATGCTCCTCACAAGACGAGCCGGAAACAGTAGTGACGAGAGCTTACAATATCTGGCAAAAGATACACTCGAAAATGTAAGAGCGATCTCCAGAGGACTGCATCCGGCAATCTTAGAAAAATTCGGATTTACAGTTGCCATTCAGGATTATATCAATACAATTGATGAAAACTCAGACCTGTTTTTTACAACGGAAATAGAAAATATAGATGCTTTTCTGGAGAAACAATCGGCATTACACCTGTATAGGATCTTTCAGGAATTATTAAATAACATCTTGAAACACGCGCAGGCTACATCCGTTATGATAGACATAGTCAAAAAAGAGAATCTCATTCTATGCGTAATTGAAGATAACGGAAAAGGCTTTGATTACCAACAAAAAATAAAATATTCTAAAAGTATTGGTATACAGTCAGTTATTGAAAGATGTAAGATCATTCATGCAGTACTAAAGGTTAATTCATCAAATGCAGGAACTGTTGTTGAAATAGTAATAAATAGTTCGTCCGGCATAAATACAGTGGAATAG
- a CDS encoding tail fiber domain-containing protein, which translates to MKYFTLLLFYLLFITCGFAQVGINTTSPDASSALDISSTDKGILIPRMTEIQRTAIVLPAIGLLVYQTNGEEGFWYYNGTSWTSLKGGEFKSTSGIVHNTTNTAVDDFVFGATQLDQDGNPDHYNKFFFNKEKAAFRAGQVGDNAWNNVNTGICSVAMGFNNLASGLGSTSFGVGNQASGGIATAIGEYSQATGYSSIALGANLIVSGNYAIGIGYDNDATNTNSIAIGNYSTANGEGAFAIGNNSLASGYYSTAIGSANISSGNLSIALGNSNTALSFGEMTLGLNATNYVPLSTTSFNSSDRLLSVGNGVNTSNRSNALTILKNGNVGIGVENPEATLDLVGTLKFQDGNQAVGKVLVSDADGNATWEVVSNFGEFQSIAGVVQNTTNTANDDFVFGSSALGNIAGTGDDRRMFFDKSKGAFRAGSVFSDQWDDGNVGNFSVAIGFNPIASGVFSNALGIGAKALGDRSTAIGEGSIASGQSATAFGAFTNASGFFSTAMGRYTNALGAFSTTFGETTTASGNCSTAMGRNSVASGGNSIALGLSTQASSFCETALGLNNLVFTSLSTTSFDANDVLLSVGNGVNTSNRSNALTILKNGNSALGNHTPTARMDIEGAALGVIPLQLRGGNNNDVYNFNQVTFGWNNDDSYRHNIRTRHNGVGDEGNSIDFFVWDYGTDSSETIGTKHVMTIDGIGNGALGIATTAPNYTLEVNGDAAKPGGGTFIATSDSRLKQNINPYTKGLDEVLLINPVTYQYNKQSGFDTKPVYTGVIAQELKEIAPEMVGTFTKDNTEYYNVDTSALTFMLVNSIKKLSEENNAVKSTNEVLQKQLNLLERKNEELEKQYREMTIRLEKIEDLLSD; encoded by the coding sequence ATGAAATATTTTACTTTGCTATTGTTTTATTTGCTTTTTATTACATGCGGATTTGCTCAGGTGGGTATTAATACAACATCCCCTGATGCATCTTCTGCATTAGATATCAGTTCTACTGATAAAGGAATTCTGATCCCCAGAATGACTGAAATCCAGCGAACAGCTATTGTGTTACCCGCAATAGGATTATTGGTTTACCAAACTAATGGTGAAGAAGGGTTCTGGTATTATAACGGAACAAGCTGGACTTCTTTGAAAGGAGGTGAGTTTAAAAGTACCTCAGGAATTGTGCATAACACAACAAATACGGCTGTGGATGATTTTGTCTTTGGTGCTACACAATTAGATCAGGATGGAAATCCTGACCATTACAATAAATTTTTCTTTAATAAAGAAAAGGCTGCTTTTAGAGCCGGACAAGTGGGAGATAATGCTTGGAATAATGTAAATACAGGGATTTGTTCTGTGGCTATGGGTTTTAATAATTTAGCTTCTGGGTTAGGCTCAACCTCTTTTGGGGTGGGTAATCAGGCGTCAGGGGGGATAGCAACCGCTATAGGGGAATACTCGCAGGCTACAGGTTATTCTTCTATAGCTTTAGGTGCTAATTTAATTGTTTCCGGAAATTACGCTATAGGTATTGGTTACGATAATGATGCAACAAATACGAATTCAATAGCTATCGGTAATTATAGTACTGCTAATGGAGAAGGAGCCTTTGCAATAGGAAATAATAGCTTAGCTTCAGGTTATTATTCTACAGCTATTGGTTCAGCTAATATTTCATCAGGAAATTTATCTATTGCGTTAGGTAACTCTAATACGGCTCTTTCATTTGGTGAAATGACTCTAGGCTTAAATGCTACGAATTATGTCCCACTAAGTACAACTTCATTCAATTCTTCTGATCGACTGTTAAGCGTTGGTAATGGCGTAAATACGTCAAATAGAAGTAATGCGCTAACAATACTTAAAAATGGAAATGTAGGTATTGGTGTTGAGAATCCCGAGGCAACTTTGGACTTAGTAGGAACTTTAAAATTCCAAGACGGAAATCAGGCGGTTGGTAAAGTATTAGTATCAGATGCAGATGGTAATGCTACTTGGGAAGTTGTTTCTAATTTTGGAGAATTTCAGAGTATTGCAGGAGTGGTTCAGAATACGACAAACACAGCTAATGATGATTTTGTTTTTGGGAGCTCTGCATTAGGAAATATAGCTGGGACCGGAGATGATAGACGTATGTTCTTTGACAAAAGTAAAGGTGCTTTTAGAGCTGGTAGTGTGTTTAGTGATCAGTGGGATGATGGTAATGTAGGTAACTTTTCTGTCGCTATTGGATTTAATCCTATAGCTTCGGGAGTTTTTTCAAATGCTTTAGGAATTGGGGCTAAAGCTCTGGGAGATCGTTCAACCGCAATTGGAGAAGGCTCTATTGCATCTGGTCAAAGTGCCACAGCTTTCGGTGCATTTACTAATGCTTCAGGATTTTTTTCTACTGCTATGGGTAGGTATACAAATGCTCTGGGTGCTTTTTCTACTACTTTCGGAGAAACCACAACCGCTTCAGGTAATTGTTCTACTGCTATGGGTAGAAATTCAGTTGCTTCTGGTGGGAACTCAATTGCTTTGGGACTAAGTACACAAGCTTCTTCTTTTTGCGAAACGGCACTAGGATTAAATAATTTAGTATTTACATCTTTATCTACTACAAGTTTTGATGCTAATGATGTTTTGTTAAGTGTTGGTAATGGCGTAAATACGTCAAATAGGAGTAATGCGCTTACAATTCTTAAAAATGGAAATAGTGCGTTAGGAAATCATACACCAACGGCAAGGATGGATATTGAAGGTGCGGCTTTGGGTGTAATTCCTTTACAATTAAGAGGGGGTAACAATAATGACGTTTATAACTTTAATCAAGTAACTTTTGGTTGGAATAACGATGATAGCTACAGACACAATATAAGAACGAGACATAATGGAGTTGGTGATGAGGGCAATTCAATAGATTTTTTTGTATGGGACTATGGCACAGATTCCTCTGAAACAATAGGGACTAAACACGTAATGACTATTGATGGTATTGGTAATGGTGCTTTGGGTATTGCAACTACAGCCCCTAATTATACTTTAGAAGTGAATGGCGATGCGGCAAAACCCGGAGGTGGTACTTTTATAGCAACGAGTGATAGCCGTTTAAAGCAAAATATCAATCCGTATACTAAAGGCTTAGATGAAGTTTTACTAATAAATCCGGTAACGTATCAATACAACAAACAATCCGGCTTTGATACCAAACCAGTTTATACAGGAGTTATTGCACAGGAATTAAAAGAAATTGCTCCGGAAATGGTAGGGACTTTTACAAAAGATAATACGGAATATTATAATGTAGATACAAGTGCTCTGACATTTATGTTAGTAAATAGTATAAAAAAGCTTTCGGAGGAAAATAATGCTGTTAAGAGTACCAATGAAGTTTTACAAAAGCAATTGAATCTGTTGGAAAGAAAGAATGAAGAATTAGAAAAGCAATATAGAGAAATGACGATCCGGTTAGAAAAAATAGAAGATCTACTTTCAGATTAA
- a CDS encoding MBOAT family O-acyltransferase, producing the protein METIESWFTFNPKAPLLFNSGLFLGMFLVFYFIYILSRKTHYFRITYVVLFSLFFYYKSSGHYFWLLIFSSVVDYSLSRLIFAESRQSYRKLYLVISLVINLGLLAYFKYTNFFIDNLNMLSDGHIAFADIVLPVGISFYTFQTLSYTIDVYRKELEPTKSFIDFLFFVSFFPQLVAGPIVRASDFIPQIYQKLNLTKEDFNKALFLIIGGLIKKAVISDYISVNFVDRVFDAPNSYTAFENLMASYGYAIQIYCDFSGYSDMAIGLALLMGFTLPPNFRTPYQSASITEFWRRWHISLSSWLRDYLYISMGGNRKGKFRTYFNLFMTMFLGGLWHGANWKFVFWGVLHGLVLAVERYFGQFIKLPKTIWIKSIQVVLTFHFVVFCWLFFRAKDFGTAFQIAENISKLQFNWEQWSTMILAYRNVFVLLAFGFIWHFLPEKWMQYNEQLFGKLPFWAKAIFLGFVFWVVYATAAEGTQPFIYFQF; encoded by the coding sequence ATGGAAACGATAGAAAGCTGGTTTACTTTTAATCCTAAAGCACCTTTGTTATTTAACAGCGGTTTGTTTTTGGGAATGTTTCTGGTATTCTATTTTATCTATATTTTAAGTCGAAAGACACATTATTTCCGGATCACGTATGTTGTGTTATTTTCTTTGTTCTTTTATTACAAGTCCAGCGGGCATTATTTCTGGCTTTTGATCTTTTCATCAGTTGTTGATTACAGTTTGTCACGACTTATTTTTGCAGAAAGCAGACAAAGCTATCGGAAATTGTATTTGGTTATAAGTTTGGTTATCAATTTAGGTTTGTTGGCTTATTTTAAGTATACCAATTTCTTTATTGACAATCTCAACATGTTGAGCGACGGACATATTGCTTTTGCGGATATTGTGCTTCCGGTAGGAATTTCGTTTTATACCTTTCAAACCTTGAGCTATACAATTGACGTCTACCGAAAAGAACTGGAACCAACTAAAAGTTTTATTGACTTTTTATTTTTCGTTTCATTCTTTCCGCAATTGGTAGCCGGACCTATCGTCCGTGCAAGTGATTTTATTCCGCAGATTTACCAAAAGTTAAACCTTACAAAAGAAGATTTCAATAAAGCCTTATTCTTAATCATTGGCGGACTGATCAAAAAGGCGGTCATTTCCGATTATATTTCAGTCAATTTTGTCGATCGTGTTTTTGATGCACCTAATAGTTATACCGCCTTTGAAAATCTGATGGCATCTTACGGTTATGCGATTCAGATATATTGTGATTTCTCCGGTTATTCCGATATGGCGATCGGTTTAGCATTGTTAATGGGGTTTACTCTTCCACCCAATTTCAGAACACCTTACCAGTCGGCTTCCATTACTGAATTCTGGCGCAGATGGCATATTTCCTTATCAAGTTGGCTAAGAGATTACTTGTACATTTCTATGGGTGGGAACCGCAAAGGAAAGTTCAGAACGTATTTCAATTTATTTATGACCATGTTCTTGGGCGGATTGTGGCACGGAGCCAACTGGAAGTTTGTATTCTGGGGTGTTTTGCATGGTTTAGTCTTAGCTGTGGAACGCTATTTCGGTCAGTTTATCAAGTTACCTAAAACCATTTGGATAAAGAGTATACAAGTAGTTTTAACGTTCCATTTTGTGGTATTTTGTTGGTTGTTTTTCCGGGCCAAAGACTTTGGTACTGCCTTTCAGATCGCCGAGAACATTTCAAAGTTACAATTCAATTGGGAACAATGGAGTACTATGATTTTAGCGTATCGAAATGTATTTGTGTTACTGGCTTTTGGCTTTATCTGGCATTTTCTGCCGGAAAAATGGATGCAATACAACGAACAGCTATTCGGTAAGCTTCCGTTTTGGGCAAAAGCAATATTTCTGGGCTTCGTATTCTGGGTCGTGTATGCTACAGCAGCCGAAGGAACACAACCGTTTATTTATTTTCAATTTTAA
- a CDS encoding GDSL-type esterase/lipase family protein — MQIKILIFILFIFQFGQCQQIDTTAVDTEEVTHEFLEDSLRGDSMATDVVLNGGAIQHFFEKLQQLEQNKDCKLRIVHIGDSHIQADFFSGEMRSLFQEKFGNGGLGFTFPYNLAKTNGNYFIKYKSSVGFENYRNIYPDTTKPVGLSGIALYNSAKDFAVELSVRDTSYTFSNVKMLMPHNQKCFDLATASKEIVMESVEFKKIVHTIKRGEALSIIAEKYHVSIAAIKKENHLRSNNIQAGKKLIIPTKETETKKISRTEFIPLELIKGKTSCTYYSQEPLDKLYIIPAENQSDFALNGLILEKNTAGIVYSSIGVNGAKASDYNKFSMFFEQIPALEADLFIISLGTNESFDKKETEEYYAQLQQMITKIKAENPGADILLTTPPPSLLKRRYPNALAKDYAALLVEKASEDNFAVWNLYKAMGGNERVSQNSAQGLMAKDKVHYSKAGYEKQGEMFFEALMNTYEQFKLLK; from the coding sequence ATGCAGATTAAGATACTCATTTTCATATTGTTCATCTTTCAATTCGGACAATGCCAGCAAATAGATACGACAGCAGTAGATACGGAGGAAGTAACCCATGAGTTTCTGGAAGATTCATTGCGGGGCGATAGTATGGCTACCGATGTTGTGTTAAACGGAGGAGCAATACAACATTTTTTCGAAAAATTACAGCAATTAGAGCAGAATAAAGATTGCAAGCTTCGAATTGTACATATTGGAGATTCTCATATTCAGGCTGATTTTTTCTCCGGAGAAATGAGAAGTTTGTTTCAGGAAAAATTCGGGAACGGGGGATTGGGTTTCACATTTCCGTATAACTTGGCTAAAACGAACGGAAATTATTTTATAAAATACAAATCATCTGTAGGTTTTGAAAATTACCGCAATATTTATCCGGATACTACAAAACCGGTGGGGTTAAGCGGAATTGCGCTATACAACAGTGCCAAAGATTTTGCCGTTGAGCTGAGCGTTCGCGATACCAGTTATACTTTTTCTAATGTAAAGATGTTAATGCCACACAATCAGAAGTGTTTTGATCTGGCAACAGCTTCAAAGGAGATCGTTATGGAATCTGTTGAGTTTAAAAAGATCGTTCATACGATTAAAAGAGGTGAAGCACTTTCCATCATAGCCGAAAAATACCATGTAAGTATTGCGGCTATAAAAAAAGAGAATCATCTGAGATCTAATAACATTCAGGCCGGTAAAAAATTAATCATCCCGACTAAAGAAACGGAGACAAAAAAGATCAGTCGCACGGAATTTATTCCTCTGGAATTGATAAAAGGAAAAACTTCCTGTACATACTATAGTCAGGAACCATTGGATAAGTTATACATTATTCCGGCCGAAAATCAATCTGATTTTGCATTGAACGGATTGATCTTAGAAAAGAATACTGCGGGAATTGTATACAGTTCTATAGGGGTTAACGGAGCCAAAGCATCAGATTATAACAAATTTTCGATGTTTTTTGAACAGATCCCGGCATTGGAAGCAGATCTGTTTATTATTTCCTTAGGAACCAATGAAAGTTTTGATAAAAAAGAGACTGAAGAATATTACGCCCAATTGCAACAAATGATAACTAAAATTAAAGCAGAAAACCCCGGAGCTGATATTTTATTGACAACGCCACCGCCGTCATTGTTAAAGAGAAGGTATCCTAATGCTCTGGCGAAAGACTATGCTGCACTTTTAGTAGAAAAAGCATCAGAAGATAATTTTGCCGTATGGAATTTGTACAAAGCTATGGGAGGGAATGAAAGAGTGAGCCAAAATTCGGCTCAGGGATTAATGGCTAAAGATAAAGTACATTATTCAAAGGCAGGATATGAAAAACAGGGCGAAATGTTTTTTGAAGCATTAATGAATACATACGAACAATTTAAATTACTGAAATAA
- a CDS encoding SGNH/GDSL hydrolase family protein, which produces MKTNSYFGITLATLVLATISFSVFKEILPERIFPETKVATKNVVIDSLLLEAIAEEAKPIDSVKEKEVVAKPVIDPKAKQKITFVPIEGITFPAERYGDFKGNQYLIPFFEKLYQLQTQNSGNVRIAYYGDSMTDGDMIVQDLRALFQAKFGGQGVGFVNITSESAASRGSVKHQFSKNWQTQSYLKTKKPVFPFGVNGHVFEANDTLNNNWVKYKAGRNRFSTVLNNPTLFYGKSTNEEAEISVIVNETDTLTKHLKPDHLVNTLKLAGNTDVNTIKVTFKAADSIPVYGLNFDDGKGVHVDNFSSRGNSGLPLSMFDAALMQQFQKQLGYDLIVLHYGTNVLNYGSYNYSWYEKRMSRVVEHLRQCFPGVAILVISTADKATKYDLEMQSDSAVVPLVNAQKKYAVASKTGFVNLYELMGGDGSMVHWVEEEPSKANKDYTHFNYRGAREVAGMVYNQLDEGYEKYKKMRVKRKTKVAVKRKDSVTSQNDSIHAD; this is translated from the coding sequence GTGAAAACAAATAGCTATTTTGGAATAACTCTTGCGACATTGGTTCTGGCAACTATTTCTTTTTCGGTTTTTAAAGAGATTTTGCCGGAAAGGATATTTCCTGAAACCAAAGTAGCTACAAAAAATGTAGTGATCGACAGCTTGTTACTGGAAGCAATTGCTGAAGAAGCTAAACCGATAGATTCAGTTAAAGAAAAAGAAGTTGTTGCTAAACCGGTAATAGACCCGAAAGCAAAGCAAAAGATAACCTTTGTTCCTATCGAAGGAATAACATTTCCTGCGGAAAGATACGGGGATTTCAAAGGGAATCAGTATTTAATTCCTTTTTTTGAAAAACTTTATCAGTTACAAACGCAAAACAGCGGAAATGTTCGTATTGCGTATTATGGCGATTCCATGACGGATGGCGACATGATCGTACAGGATCTGAGAGCTTTGTTTCAGGCAAAATTCGGAGGACAGGGAGTCGGTTTTGTGAATATCACTTCAGAGTCGGCAGCTTCAAGGGGATCTGTAAAGCATCAATTTTCGAAGAATTGGCAAACGCAATCTTATTTAAAAACTAAAAAACCGGTTTTTCCGTTCGGGGTTAACGGTCATGTGTTTGAGGCTAATGATACGTTGAATAACAACTGGGTAAAATATAAAGCCGGTAGAAACCGTTTTTCAACAGTATTGAATAATCCGACGCTTTTTTATGGAAAATCGACAAACGAAGAAGCCGAAATCAGCGTTATTGTAAATGAAACGGATACACTTACGAAACATTTGAAACCTGATCATTTGGTAAATACTTTAAAATTAGCCGGTAATACAGATGTTAATACGATAAAAGTAACTTTTAAAGCAGCAGATAGTATCCCGGTTTACGGATTGAATTTTGATGACGGAAAAGGAGTGCATGTGGACAACTTCTCAAGCAGAGGAAATTCAGGTTTGCCTTTATCCATGTTTGATGCCGCTTTGATGCAACAATTTCAGAAACAATTGGGGTATGATCTGATCGTATTGCATTACGGAACAAATGTTTTAAATTACGGATCGTATAACTACTCTTGGTATGAAAAACGCATGAGCAGGGTAGTGGAACATTTGCGTCAATGTTTTCCGGGTGTGGCCATTTTGGTTATTTCGACAGCCGATAAAGCAACGAAATATGATTTAGAGATGCAATCTGATTCTGCAGTTGTACCATTAGTCAATGCACAAAAAAAATATGCAGTAGCTTCTAAAACAGGATTCGTTAATTTATATGAATTAATGGGAGGTGACGGTTCAATGGTTCATTGGGTAGAAGAAGAGCCTTCAAAAGCTAATAAAGATTATACACATTTTAATTACAGAGGAGCCAGAGAAGTAGCCGGCATGGTATACAATCAGCTTGACGAAGGTTATGAAAAGTATAAAAAAATGAGAGTAAAACGAAAAACGAAAGTAGCCGTGAAACGAAAAGACAGTGTAACCTCACAAAACGATTCTATACATGCAGATTAA